A DNA window from Caulobacter mirabilis contains the following coding sequences:
- a CDS encoding phosphoribosylanthranilate isomerase: MTGRAKICGLSTPETVKAAVDGQAAFIGFMFFAKSPRNIAPDVAARLAPPARAANVKVVAVTVDPDDVLLDQLSATLKPDFIQLHGKETPSRAREVAARTGAGIIKVFSVSEPSDLDPARAYESVADYLMFDAKAPAGFDRPGGTGARFDWTMMKGRRFERPWLLAGGLDPWNVAEAVQLSGAPLVDVSSGVERGPGIKDPSLISAFLEAVRRA, from the coding sequence GTGACGGGCCGCGCCAAGATCTGCGGTCTGTCGACGCCCGAGACCGTGAAGGCCGCCGTGGATGGCCAGGCGGCCTTCATCGGTTTCATGTTCTTCGCCAAAAGTCCCCGCAACATCGCGCCGGACGTCGCGGCCCGGCTGGCGCCGCCGGCGCGGGCGGCGAACGTGAAGGTCGTGGCGGTGACGGTCGATCCGGACGATGTCCTGCTGGACCAGCTGTCGGCGACGCTGAAGCCGGACTTCATCCAGCTGCACGGCAAGGAGACGCCGTCCCGCGCCCGGGAGGTCGCCGCCCGCACAGGCGCCGGGATCATCAAGGTCTTTTCGGTGTCCGAGCCCTCGGACCTCGATCCGGCCCGCGCCTATGAGAGCGTCGCCGACTATCTGATGTTCGACGCCAAGGCGCCGGCGGGCTTCGATCGTCCCGGCGGAACCGGCGCCCGGTTCGACTGGACGATGATGAAGGGCCGGCGGTTCGAGCGGCCCTGGCTGCTGGCCGGAGGGCTCGATCCCTGGAATGTCGCCGAGGCCGTGCAGCTGTCCGGCGCGCCGCTGGTCGACGTTTCCTCTGGCGTGGAGCGCGGCCCGGGGATAAAGGACCCGTCTCTCATTTCGGCCTTCCTGGAAGCGGTTCGCCGCGCCTGA
- the trpA gene encoding tryptophan synthase subunit alpha has translation MTTYRDGTRISRAFHRENDHRALFVAYIMAGDPDLETSFEILKGVADEADIVELGMPFSDPMAEGPTIQLAAQRALKAGTKMKDVLGLVRRFRETDTVTPIVLMGYLNPVLSYGFEAFANDASDAGADGLIIVDCPPEEADALTDALEAAKMNLIRLATPTTDDRRLPTVVKRTSGFVYYVSVAGVTGVKEADADAVAKPVQRLREASGLPVAVGFGIKTPERAAEVARVADGVVVGSALVDEIAGALETGSNENVTERVLSKAAALAKAVRSARSRGA, from the coding sequence TTGACCACCTATCGCGACGGGACGCGGATTTCGCGCGCCTTCCACCGGGAAAACGACCATCGGGCGCTGTTCGTCGCCTACATCATGGCCGGCGATCCCGACCTGGAGACCTCGTTCGAGATCCTCAAGGGCGTCGCCGACGAAGCCGACATCGTCGAACTGGGCATGCCCTTCTCCGACCCGATGGCCGAGGGGCCGACCATCCAGCTGGCCGCCCAGCGCGCGCTGAAGGCCGGCACGAAGATGAAGGACGTGCTGGGCCTGGTCCGGCGCTTCCGCGAGACCGATACGGTCACCCCGATCGTGCTGATGGGCTATCTGAACCCGGTGCTGAGCTACGGCTTCGAGGCCTTCGCCAACGACGCCTCGGACGCCGGCGCCGACGGTTTGATCATCGTCGATTGCCCGCCGGAAGAGGCTGACGCGCTGACCGACGCTCTCGAGGCGGCGAAGATGAACCTCATCCGCCTGGCCACGCCGACCACCGACGACCGGCGCCTGCCCACCGTCGTGAAGCGGACCTCCGGCTTCGTCTACTACGTCTCCGTCGCCGGCGTGACCGGCGTGAAGGAGGCCGACGCCGACGCCGTGGCCAAGCCGGTGCAGCGCCTGCGCGAGGCCTCGGGCCTGCCGGTCGCGGTGGGCTTCGGCATCAAGACTCCCGAACGCGCCGCCGAGGTCGCCCGTGTGGCCGACGGCGTCGTGGTCGGCTCCGCGCTGGTCGACGAGATCGCCGGCGCTCTCGAAACGGGATCGAACGAAAACGTGACCGAAAGAGTTCTTTCCAAGGCGGCTGCGCTGGCTAAGGCTGTGCGATCGGCGCGAAGCAGGGGCGCTTGA
- the mscL gene encoding large-conductance mechanosensitive channel protein MscL has protein sequence MSVFKEFREFIARGNVIDLAVGIIIGGAFGAIVKSLVDQVIMPPVGLLLNGVDFAHLEIVLQQADAANKIEKVAIGYGGFINACIQFVIVAAAVFLLVKAVNTLRRQQAAEPEPEAPTPSEALLTEIRDLLKNQAKPAPAAAPAVPKAPSARKAPAKKA, from the coding sequence ATGAGCGTCTTCAAGGAATTCCGCGAGTTCATCGCTCGCGGCAACGTCATCGACCTGGCCGTCGGGATCATCATCGGCGGGGCCTTCGGCGCCATCGTGAAGAGCCTGGTCGACCAGGTGATCATGCCGCCGGTCGGCCTGCTGCTGAACGGCGTCGACTTCGCGCACCTCGAGATCGTGCTGCAACAGGCCGATGCGGCCAACAAGATCGAGAAGGTCGCCATCGGCTACGGCGGCTTCATCAACGCCTGCATCCAGTTCGTCATCGTCGCCGCGGCCGTGTTCCTGCTGGTCAAGGCGGTCAACACCCTGCGTCGCCAGCAGGCCGCCGAGCCCGAGCCCGAGGCGCCGACCCCGTCGGAAGCCCTGCTCACCGAAATCCGCGACCTGCTGAAGAATCAGGCCAAGCCGGCTCCGGCCGCGGCGCCCGCGGTTCCGAAGGCTCCTTCGGCGCGCAAGGCGCCCGCGAAGAAGGCGTGA
- a CDS encoding integration host factor subunit beta: MIKSELIAKLAQENPHLTQRDIERVVGVILEKMTEALEGGGRVELRGFGAFSVRSRPARAGRNPRTGEPVSVKGKHVPFFKSGKELRERLNAD, encoded by the coding sequence ATGATCAAGTCAGAGCTGATCGCCAAGCTCGCCCAAGAGAATCCGCACCTCACCCAGCGCGATATCGAGCGGGTGGTCGGCGTGATCCTGGAGAAGATGACCGAGGCGCTGGAAGGCGGCGGTCGTGTCGAGCTGCGCGGCTTCGGAGCGTTTTCCGTCCGATCCCGCCCGGCGCGGGCCGGGCGCAACCCGAGGACGGGTGAGCCCGTTTCGGTCAAGGGCAAGCACGTGCCCTTCTTCAAGAGCGGCAAGGAACTGCGCGAGCGGCTCAACGCCGACTGA
- the trpB gene encoding tryptophan synthase subunit beta: MNASLKPNDWNALPDADGRFGDYGGRYVAETLMPLVLDLDKAYAEAKADPEFQAELAGYLKHYVGRPNPLYFAERLTAHYGGAKIYFKREELNHTGAHKINNCMGQILLAMRMGKTRIIAETGAGQHGVATATVCARFNLPCVVYMGAVDVERQKPNVFRMNLLGAEVRPVTSGAATLKDAMNEAMRDWVTNVHDTYYLIGTAAGMHPYPAMVRDFQAVIGQETKAQILEIEGRLPDAVVACVGGGSNAIGMFHPFLADESVKIFGVEASGHGLNTDKHAASLTGGRPGVLHGNKTYLLQDDDGQILDAHSISAGLDYPGIGPEHAYLHDIGRAKYLTCTDDEALAAFQLCAELEGIIPALESAHAIAKLPEVVKEVGKDGVVVLTLSGRGDKDIFTVAEALGRKI, translated from the coding sequence GTGAACGCCTCTTTGAAACCCAACGACTGGAACGCCCTGCCGGACGCCGACGGCCGCTTCGGCGACTACGGCGGCCGCTACGTGGCCGAGACCCTGATGCCGCTGGTGCTGGACCTGGACAAGGCCTACGCCGAGGCGAAGGCCGATCCGGAATTCCAGGCCGAGCTCGCCGGCTACCTGAAGCACTACGTCGGTCGCCCGAACCCGCTCTACTTCGCCGAGCGGCTGACCGCGCACTACGGCGGCGCGAAGATCTACTTCAAGCGCGAGGAGCTGAATCACACCGGCGCGCACAAGATCAACAACTGCATGGGCCAGATCCTGCTGGCCATGCGGATGGGCAAGACCCGGATCATCGCCGAGACCGGCGCCGGCCAGCACGGCGTGGCCACGGCCACCGTCTGCGCCCGCTTCAACCTGCCCTGTGTCGTCTACATGGGCGCGGTGGACGTCGAGCGGCAGAAGCCGAACGTGTTCCGCATGAACCTGCTGGGCGCCGAAGTGCGGCCAGTGACCTCTGGCGCGGCGACCCTCAAGGACGCCATGAACGAGGCCATGCGCGACTGGGTCACCAACGTCCATGACACCTACTATCTGATCGGCACGGCGGCGGGGATGCATCCGTACCCGGCCATGGTCCGCGACTTCCAGGCCGTGATCGGCCAGGAGACCAAGGCGCAGATCCTCGAGATCGAGGGTCGTCTGCCGGACGCGGTCGTGGCCTGCGTTGGCGGCGGTTCGAACGCCATCGGCATGTTCCATCCGTTCCTGGCCGACGAGAGCGTGAAGATCTTCGGCGTCGAGGCTTCGGGCCACGGCCTGAACACCGACAAGCACGCGGCCTCGCTGACCGGCGGCCGTCCGGGCGTCCTGCACGGCAACAAGACCTATCTGCTGCAGGACGACGACGGCCAGATCCTGGACGCCCACTCGATCAGCGCGGGCCTCGACTATCCGGGCATCGGCCCGGAGCACGCCTATCTGCACGACATCGGCCGGGCGAAGTACCTGACCTGCACCGACGATGAGGCGCTCGCCGCCTTCCAACTCTGCGCTGAGCTGGAAGGGATCATCCCGGCGCTGGAGAGCGCTCACGCGATCGCCAAGCTGCCCGAGGTGGTCAAGGAGGTCGGCAAGGACGGCGTCGTGGTGCTGACCCTGTCCGGCCGCGGCGACAAGGACATCTTCACGGTCGCCGAAGCTCTGGGGCGCAAGATTTGA
- the cmk gene encoding (d)CMP kinase — translation MGFVIAVDGPAASGKGTIAVKLGALYGFPVLDTGLLYRAVGVKVLESGGDLGDEAAAVAAAKALDPQELERPEVRTRAAGEAASRVAIYTPVRQVLRDFQLAFAAQEPGAVLDGRDIGTVIAPRAPAKLYVTASPEVRAERRWKQLTGQGETVAYEDILADIRIRDERDGARAESPMRPADDAVLLDTTEMSIDAAFDAARRIVEAARSRWETAKG, via the coding sequence TTGGGCTTCGTCATCGCCGTCGATGGCCCCGCCGCGTCCGGCAAGGGCACCATCGCCGTCAAACTTGGGGCCCTGTACGGCTTCCCGGTGCTCGACACCGGCCTGCTGTATCGCGCCGTCGGCGTGAAGGTGCTGGAAAGCGGCGGCGACCTGGGCGACGAGGCGGCGGCCGTGGCGGCGGCGAAGGCGTTGGATCCGCAAGAGTTGGAGCGCCCCGAGGTCCGCACCCGCGCCGCGGGCGAGGCGGCCAGCCGGGTGGCGATCTACACGCCTGTCCGCCAGGTGCTGCGCGATTTTCAGCTGGCCTTCGCCGCGCAGGAGCCCGGCGCGGTGCTCGACGGCCGCGACATCGGCACCGTGATCGCGCCTCGGGCCCCGGCGAAGCTCTACGTCACGGCCTCGCCGGAAGTGCGCGCCGAGCGGCGCTGGAAGCAGTTGACCGGCCAGGGCGAGACCGTCGCCTACGAAGACATCCTCGCCGACATCCGCATCCGGGACGAGCGCGACGGCGCCCGGGCCGAGTCGCCGATGCGGCCGGCGGACGACGCGGTCTTGCTGGATACCACTGAAATGAGTATAGACGCGGCCTTCGATGCGGCCCGCCGCATCGTCGAGGCGGCGCGAAGCCGGTGGGAAACCGCCAAGGGCTAA
- the rpsA gene encoding 30S ribosomal protein S1: MADDLSLNPSRDDFAALLDASMGGSGDFAEGTVIQGKVVGIEKDFAIVDVGLKTEGRIQIKEFGVGEDGKPTIKVGDTVEVFLERLENALGEAVISREKAKREEAWTRLEVVFAKGEPVMGSIVGRVKGGFTVDLGGASAFLPGSQVDIRPVRDVGPLMGKEQPFAILKMDRPRGNIVVSRRAILEEARAEQRTELVSQLQEGEIREGVVKNITDYGAFVDLGGIDGLLHVTDMSWKRVSHPSQVLAVGDTVKVQIIKINPDTQRISLGMKQLQSDPWDGVEAKYPVGAKYTGRITNITDYGAFVELEPGVEGLVHVSEMSWTKKNVHPGKIVSTSQEVDVIVLDVDSSKRRVSLGLKQALANPWEAFLSAHPIGSTVEGEVKNATEFGLFVGLDGDIDGMVHLSDLDWNAPGEEAMARYKKGDVIKAKVLDVDVDKERISLGVKQLAGDPLAGDGYRKGQTVTVTVTEVTSGGIEVKFGEDDAPVTAFIRKSDLSRDRNEQRPERFAVGDRIDAQVTNVDKAARRVSVSIKSLEMAEEKEAIEQFGSSDSGASLGDILGAALREKASKD, encoded by the coding sequence ATGGCCGATGATCTCAGCCTGAACCCGAGCCGCGACGATTTCGCGGCGCTCCTCGACGCCTCGATGGGCGGCTCCGGCGACTTCGCCGAAGGCACCGTCATCCAGGGCAAGGTCGTCGGCATCGAGAAGGACTTCGCGATCGTCGACGTCGGTCTCAAGACCGAAGGCCGCATCCAGATCAAGGAATTCGGCGTCGGCGAAGACGGCAAGCCCACCATCAAGGTCGGCGACACGGTCGAGGTCTTCCTCGAGCGCCTCGAAAACGCCCTCGGCGAAGCGGTCATCAGCCGCGAGAAGGCCAAGCGCGAAGAAGCCTGGACCCGCCTGGAAGTCGTGTTCGCCAAGGGCGAGCCGGTCATGGGTTCGATCGTCGGCCGCGTGAAGGGCGGCTTCACCGTCGACCTGGGCGGCGCCTCGGCCTTCCTGCCGGGCTCGCAAGTCGACATCCGTCCGGTGCGCGACGTCGGCCCGCTGATGGGCAAGGAGCAGCCCTTCGCCATCCTGAAGATGGACCGTCCGCGCGGCAACATCGTCGTCTCGCGTCGCGCCATCCTGGAGGAAGCCCGCGCCGAACAGCGCACCGAGCTGGTCAGCCAGCTGCAAGAGGGCGAAATCCGCGAAGGCGTGGTCAAGAACATCACCGACTACGGCGCGTTCGTGGACCTGGGCGGCATCGACGGCCTGCTGCACGTCACCGACATGAGCTGGAAGCGCGTCTCGCACCCGTCGCAAGTGCTGGCGGTCGGCGACACCGTGAAGGTCCAGATCATCAAGATCAATCCGGACACCCAGCGCATCAGCCTCGGCATGAAGCAGCTGCAGTCGGATCCGTGGGACGGCGTGGAAGCCAAGTACCCGGTCGGCGCCAAGTACACCGGCCGCATCACCAACATCACCGACTACGGCGCCTTCGTGGAGCTGGAGCCGGGCGTTGAAGGCCTGGTGCACGTTTCGGAAATGTCCTGGACCAAGAAGAACGTCCATCCGGGCAAGATCGTCTCCACCTCGCAGGAAGTGGACGTCATCGTTCTGGACGTCGACAGCTCCAAGCGCCGCGTCTCGCTGGGCCTGAAGCAGGCTCTGGCCAATCCGTGGGAAGCCTTCCTGTCGGCGCACCCGATCGGCTCGACCGTCGAGGGCGAAGTCAAGAACGCCACCGAGTTCGGCCTGTTCGTCGGCCTGGACGGCGATATCGACGGCATGGTCCACCTGTCGGACCTGGACTGGAACGCGCCGGGCGAAGAAGCCATGGCTCGCTACAAGAAGGGCGACGTCATCAAGGCGAAGGTCCTGGACGTCGACGTCGACAAGGAGCGTATCTCGCTCGGCGTGAAGCAACTGGCCGGCGATCCGCTGGCCGGCGACGGCTACCGCAAGGGCCAGACCGTCACCGTCACGGTCACGGAAGTGACCTCGGGCGGCATCGAAGTGAAGTTCGGTGAAGACGACGCTCCGGTCACCGCCTTCATCCGCAAGTCGGACCTGTCGCGCGATCGCAACGAGCAGCGCCCCGAGCGCTTCGCCGTGGGCGACCGCATCGACGCCCAGGTGACCAACGTCGACAAGGCCGCGCGTCGCGTGTCGGTGTCGATCAAGTCGCTGGAAATGGCGGAAGAAAAGGAAGCCATCGAGCAGTTCGGGTCCTCGGACTCGGGCGCTTCGCTCGGCGACATCCTGGGCGCCGCCCTGCGCGAGAAGGCCTCGAAGGACTAA